The following are encoded together in the Candidatus Sysuiplasma acidicola genome:
- the smc gene encoding chromosome segregation protein SMC produces the protein MFLKEIMLENFKSFGRKVRLPLQPGYTVVTGPNGSGKSNISDAILFVLGPKSSKVIRAGKLTDLIYNGGKSKNPASFVTVSVTFDNSDRSIPIDADEVTFTRTVKRSNDGEGYTSYFYVNDRRSSLTEFDTLLREAKLSADGYNFVQQGDVTRIIEMGNTERRRILDDIAGITAFDTEIENAERERAQVETNLLTANSVLGELRQELRKLEAEKKAAEKYVAEKKRLEDARFTLAIRKMATSDEELKSINSQIERNTVQINELTEKNESSRLEVRKLVDELGVKDRELNSSGGRESKELREKLDNAKIAKARHTDAAATAGQELDEKKEECKRLRKAVDAAVKGIAEMQSTLDADEAKLKSSQHDNAARRKELQALEKRIGEGDSRAEGIRKEMNRLAVNITSLQSSIRELQLESDRLKDRADRGARELAALEDRKNTKDFEFRDIAWQLKETGKSGKEKEDELKTHQDSFNTKKRQESSLDGALRELESQIKQVTREYERARIQQEAKTDMRLGGGGALRAVMDARDRGEIKGICGTVSDLCSPEEEFQNAVSAAAGQRMQAVIVEDDGVAASCIGMLKRGNLGRLTFLPLNKMLEGRPRGKAVMARSQTMGFIIDHIGFDEKYRAAMWYVFGDTLVVKNIDELRKFMGGIRLVTLDGDIAEASGAMVGGSIDRHARAAPDKGKVEELGAKLRALTTESEQKSAELNAVRSELSSLEEKIRLLKGNMGDGSVAVSALNSQKSQIEKELNALAMEIRKLRDSLAADEAGYNAAAAKLTQLKSEQSSLEAQLKARSEELLSDQPKELTEKIQSLRSEIAAADETVHELKVAISANRTGLEYRGREKEQLEEQLSAARERVSALERGIKDDEQAAAALQIEVSALQRMEDELFRSQKALRDQRDAIMQEKIRLESDISQTVERIDTLRDLNISLKTNIVTAEAKRSEIQQEIENLGRAGATKLEGEMTAEKLRETISAAEANITAIGGVNMLAIDNYDHTRSRCESLEGEIGAFTEKKKSLLNLVEEINSKKRTGLLAVFQSINTNFVQVYAQLSGGNEGELVLEDARDPLQGGLLIRVKQKERKTLRIEALSGGEKSLAALAFIFAIQQYDPSPVYFLDEVDMFLDGINSEAVARMVRGLSHTAQFLQISLRKVTLNSADRLIGVTKQLSGVSEIFLRELPEEETAGQPEMQGVVDS, from the coding sequence ATGTTTCTGAAGGAGATAATGCTTGAAAATTTCAAGTCATTCGGAAGAAAGGTCAGGCTGCCACTTCAGCCTGGATATACGGTAGTTACCGGGCCCAACGGTTCCGGAAAGTCGAACATATCCGATGCCATACTGTTCGTTCTTGGGCCAAAGAGTTCCAAGGTCATCAGAGCTGGAAAGCTGACCGACCTCATCTACAACGGAGGAAAGTCAAAGAATCCTGCATCCTTTGTGACTGTCTCCGTCACATTCGACAACAGCGACCGTTCCATTCCGATAGATGCGGATGAAGTCACGTTTACGAGAACTGTCAAACGCTCCAACGACGGAGAGGGATACACGTCTTACTTCTATGTCAACGACAGGCGCTCATCGCTCACCGAATTCGACACGCTGCTGAGGGAGGCAAAACTCAGCGCAGACGGATACAATTTCGTCCAGCAGGGCGACGTCACAAGAATTATTGAAATGGGAAACACCGAGCGGAGGAGAATACTCGACGACATAGCGGGCATAACTGCCTTCGACACGGAAATAGAAAATGCGGAAAGAGAGAGGGCACAGGTGGAGACCAATCTGCTCACGGCCAATTCGGTGCTTGGGGAACTGAGGCAGGAACTCAGGAAACTCGAGGCGGAAAAGAAGGCAGCGGAGAAGTACGTTGCTGAGAAGAAGAGGCTGGAGGATGCAAGGTTCACGCTGGCCATAAGGAAGATGGCCACCTCAGACGAGGAGCTGAAATCGATTAATTCACAGATCGAGCGCAACACCGTCCAGATTAATGAGCTGACAGAGAAGAACGAATCTTCCAGACTCGAGGTAAGGAAGCTGGTTGACGAGCTCGGTGTTAAAGATCGGGAACTCAACAGTTCCGGAGGCAGGGAATCGAAAGAGTTGAGGGAGAAGCTGGACAACGCCAAAATAGCAAAGGCAAGGCATACAGATGCCGCCGCAACCGCAGGGCAGGAGCTCGATGAGAAAAAGGAGGAGTGCAAAAGGCTCAGGAAGGCTGTCGATGCCGCAGTCAAGGGCATCGCAGAAATGCAGTCCACGCTGGACGCAGACGAGGCCAAACTGAAGAGCTCACAGCATGATAACGCCGCACGCAGGAAGGAACTGCAGGCGCTGGAAAAGAGGATCGGAGAGGGGGACAGCAGGGCTGAAGGCATAAGGAAGGAGATGAACAGACTCGCGGTCAACATAACATCGCTCCAGTCCAGCATTCGCGAATTGCAGCTGGAATCAGACAGACTGAAGGATCGCGCAGATCGTGGCGCCAGGGAGCTGGCGGCACTCGAGGACAGGAAGAACACAAAGGATTTCGAATTCAGAGACATCGCCTGGCAGCTTAAGGAGACTGGCAAGAGCGGAAAGGAGAAGGAAGACGAACTGAAGACGCACCAGGACAGTTTCAACACGAAGAAGAGGCAGGAGTCCTCCCTCGACGGCGCGCTTCGCGAGCTGGAATCCCAGATCAAGCAGGTCACCAGAGAGTACGAGAGGGCAAGAATACAGCAGGAAGCGAAAACGGACATGCGCCTTGGCGGCGGCGGTGCCCTGAGGGCAGTGATGGATGCCAGAGACAGGGGGGAAATCAAAGGCATCTGCGGCACAGTGTCGGACCTCTGCAGTCCGGAGGAAGAGTTTCAGAATGCGGTTTCGGCGGCAGCCGGCCAGAGAATGCAGGCGGTTATAGTGGAAGACGACGGCGTGGCCGCATCGTGCATCGGCATGCTGAAGAGAGGCAATCTGGGCAGACTCACATTCCTTCCGCTGAACAAGATGCTGGAGGGCCGTCCGCGCGGAAAGGCCGTGATGGCAAGGAGCCAGACGATGGGCTTCATCATTGACCACATAGGCTTCGACGAGAAGTACAGGGCGGCGATGTGGTACGTGTTCGGCGACACGCTCGTTGTCAAAAACATTGACGAACTGAGAAAGTTCATGGGTGGCATCAGGCTCGTAACACTCGATGGAGACATAGCCGAAGCAAGCGGTGCCATGGTCGGCGGCTCGATAGACCGCCATGCGAGAGCTGCACCGGACAAGGGCAAGGTGGAGGAACTCGGCGCAAAGCTGAGGGCGCTCACAACTGAGTCGGAGCAAAAATCGGCCGAGCTCAATGCAGTCAGGTCTGAACTCTCCTCCCTCGAGGAAAAGATCAGGCTGCTGAAGGGAAACATGGGAGACGGATCGGTTGCAGTATCAGCCCTCAATTCGCAGAAGTCTCAGATTGAGAAGGAACTCAATGCGCTGGCGATGGAGATCAGGAAGCTCAGGGACTCGCTTGCCGCCGATGAAGCCGGATACAACGCAGCGGCAGCGAAACTCACACAGCTTAAGTCCGAGCAGTCGTCGCTGGAAGCGCAGCTGAAGGCGAGGTCTGAGGAGCTGCTGTCAGATCAGCCGAAGGAGCTTACGGAGAAGATACAGTCGCTCAGGAGTGAGATCGCAGCAGCAGACGAAACCGTGCACGAGCTGAAAGTCGCAATAAGTGCAAATCGCACCGGACTTGAGTACCGCGGCAGGGAAAAAGAGCAGCTGGAGGAGCAATTATCTGCAGCCAGGGAACGTGTTTCGGCCCTCGAGCGCGGCATTAAGGACGATGAGCAGGCCGCGGCCGCACTCCAGATTGAAGTTTCGGCGCTGCAGAGGATGGAAGACGAACTCTTCAGATCGCAGAAGGCGCTGAGAGATCAGCGTGATGCTATTATGCAGGAGAAGATCAGGCTAGAATCAGACATATCCCAGACAGTGGAGCGGATAGATACACTCAGGGATCTTAACATCAGTCTCAAGACAAACATAGTAACTGCCGAAGCCAAGAGGTCCGAGATCCAGCAGGAGATTGAGAATCTCGGCAGGGCCGGAGCGACAAAGCTCGAAGGCGAAATGACGGCGGAGAAACTGCGTGAAACGATTTCCGCAGCGGAGGCAAACATCACCGCCATAGGCGGCGTCAACATGCTAGCCATCGACAATTACGACCACACGCGGTCCAGATGCGAAAGTCTCGAGGGCGAAATAGGCGCATTCACGGAGAAGAAGAAGTCGCTGCTGAATCTCGTGGAGGAGATCAATTCAAAGAAGAGGACAGGGCTGCTGGCAGTGTTCCAGTCAATCAACACCAATTTTGTACAGGTATATGCGCAGCTCTCCGGCGGAAACGAGGGCGAACTCGTGCTCGAGGACGCCCGCGACCCGCTGCAGGGCGGTCTGCTGATAAGAGTGAAGCAGAAAGAGCGCAAGACGCTGAGAATCGAGGCGCTGAGCGGCGGAGAGAAGAGTCTGGCCGCCCTCGCCTTCATATTTGCGATACAGCAGTATGACCCTTCCCCGGTATACTTCCTCGACGAGGTGGACATGTTCCTTGACGGCATAAATTCGGAGGCCGTGGCGAGAATGGTCAGGGGGCTGTCGCACACAGCCCAGTTCCTTCAGATATCGCTCAGGAAAGTCACACTGAACAGCGCCGACAGACTCATAGGCGTAACGAAACAGCTTTCCGGCGTCTCTGAGATATTCCTCAGGGAACTCCCCGAGGAAGAGACGGCCGGTCAGCCTGAAATGCAGGGAGTAGTGGATTCATGA
- a CDS encoding SMC-Scp complex subunit ScpB produces the protein MLVVEAMLFSSGRPIAPSEIAEASGLSVQDVRQSLKKLKRVYSGRSTAIEILRIGDKYSMQLRKDFQKSARNMAPMELPRDVLSAISLIAYYQPVLQSELARKIGPRIYDSVAKLREMGLVNVRSKAHSLELTTSSRFAEFFGIEARNSADIKQYFEKLLSQR, from the coding sequence ATGCTTGTCGTGGAAGCCATGCTCTTCTCCTCCGGAAGGCCAATCGCACCTTCGGAAATAGCGGAGGCATCTGGCCTTTCAGTGCAGGACGTGAGACAGTCGCTGAAGAAGCTGAAGCGTGTCTACAGCGGGCGCAGCACGGCGATAGAGATACTCAGGATAGGCGACAAATACTCGATGCAGCTCAGGAAGGATTTTCAGAAGAGCGCAAGGAACATGGCGCCAATGGAGCTGCCAAGGGACGTGCTCTCGGCCATTTCGCTCATAGCCTACTACCAGCCCGTGCTGCAGAGTGAGCTTGCCCGGAAAATAGGTCCGAGGATTTACGACAGCGTTGCAAAACTCCGCGAAATGGGGCTGGTCAACGTGAGGTCAAAGGCACACTCGCTCGAGCTGACCACCAGTTCGCGTTTCGCTGAATTCTTCGGCATCGAGGCGAGGAACAGCGCAGACATCAAGCAGTATTTCGAAAAACTCCTTTCGCAGAGATGA
- a CDS encoding DUF488 domain-containing protein, whose amino-acid sequence MHRGTLRMKRVYEAPSPEDGMRVLVDRLWPRGLSREKAAVDRWMKEIAPSDGLRHWYSHDREKYDEFRRRYRAELDSNGAAVGELVSAASSGPVTLLYSSSSPDINNAVVLLEYIRERMRNK is encoded by the coding sequence ATGCACCGCGGAACCCTGCGCATGAAGAGGGTGTATGAAGCTCCATCGCCGGAAGACGGCATGCGCGTGCTTGTCGACAGACTATGGCCAAGGGGACTGTCCCGTGAAAAAGCAGCCGTCGACCGCTGGATGAAGGAGATAGCGCCGTCGGACGGACTCCGTCACTGGTACTCCCACGACAGGGAGAAATACGACGAGTTCCGCAGAAGATACCGTGCGGAGCTCGACTCAAACGGCGCGGCAGTCGGTGAACTGGTCTCCGCAGCCTCGTCCGGCCCGGTGACGCTGCTCTATTCCTCGAGCAGCCCGGATATCAACAATGCCGTTGTGCTGCTGGAGTACATCAGAGAACGCATGCGCAATAAGTGA
- a CDS encoding MFS transporter has protein sequence MADTTSESDGNNRAVLASILSSRFTYALNWYTVSPALLLMVAAYGVSNSYSGLIMSSFLLAVGIFQIPSGILSSRYGSKPVAMNGLLLLSLFSIATPFAPDFAILLLFRFIAGMGAAMFFAPAIGILSSFVSEKDRTGAIGYYNAAFQMGAGFAILFWPLLMHYTGWRSGVIIGGVLCLATYVISMATVKMERAQENAATGVTLHEIALVLRNRQIWIISIGFIGIWGTFTAASSYLYIYSVTYLRVDSSIASILSSLILFVGLIGGAITGPLHRHIKNARTLLILVSCLFSASLLLFLIDNIVAAATGGVLLGVLFTAGVSITYALPAHMRSIGLKNIPLAVSLVNGIQVMCGFWVPFAFGAIAFSYGFHEAWAAMILISIAFVPLYFILPKTIG, from the coding sequence TTGGCAGACACGACAAGTGAAAGTGACGGTAACAACCGCGCCGTACTGGCGTCGATTCTTTCATCACGCTTCACTTATGCCCTGAACTGGTACACGGTTTCTCCTGCACTCCTTCTGATGGTTGCGGCCTATGGTGTCAGCAATTCGTACTCCGGCCTCATCATGTCGTCCTTCCTGCTCGCGGTCGGTATATTCCAGATACCCTCGGGAATACTTTCCTCGCGTTACGGCTCCAAACCTGTGGCTATGAACGGCCTTCTCCTCCTGTCCCTCTTCAGCATAGCCACTCCGTTTGCGCCCGATTTCGCTATCCTCCTTCTATTCAGATTTATCGCGGGTATGGGTGCTGCAATGTTTTTTGCGCCAGCCATAGGTATACTGTCGTCCTTCGTTTCTGAGAAGGACAGGACAGGTGCCATCGGCTATTACAACGCGGCATTCCAGATGGGTGCAGGCTTCGCAATTCTGTTCTGGCCGCTGCTTATGCATTATACCGGATGGCGCTCAGGCGTCATCATAGGCGGCGTTCTGTGCCTCGCGACGTACGTCATCAGCATGGCCACTGTGAAGATGGAAAGGGCTCAGGAGAATGCGGCCACGGGAGTGACGCTGCATGAAATTGCGCTGGTGCTGCGTAACAGACAGATATGGATCATTTCCATAGGCTTCATAGGTATCTGGGGCACGTTCACAGCCGCAAGCTCCTATCTGTACATCTATTCTGTAACCTATCTCAGGGTCGATTCCAGTATTGCAAGCATACTCTCGTCACTCATACTGTTCGTCGGTCTCATAGGTGGCGCGATAACCGGTCCGCTTCACAGGCACATAAAGAACGCCCGCACGCTGCTCATTCTGGTTTCCTGTCTGTTCTCCGCATCCCTTCTTCTTTTCCTGATAGACAACATAGTCGCGGCAGCGACAGGCGGCGTCCTGCTCGGCGTGCTCTTCACTGCCGGCGTTTCAATAACATATGCGCTGCCTGCACATATGCGGTCAATCGGACTCAAGAACATACCACTGGCCGTGAGTCTTGTCAACGGAATACAGGTGATGTGCGGATTCTGGGTGCCGTTTGCATTCGGTGCAATCGCATTCAGTTACGGCTTCCATGAAGCATGGGCGGCGATGATTCTGATATCAATCGCATTCGTGCCGCTGTACTTCATTCTGCCAAAAACAATAGGTTGA
- a CDS encoding 30S ribosomal protein S17e codes for MGNIRPTYIKRVAVELVNSYPGLFTESFEHNKEIVGKITDVSSTMMRNKIAGYVTTFRKHPKL; via the coding sequence ATGGGAAACATAAGGCCGACATACATCAAGAGGGTAGCAGTCGAACTTGTCAACAGCTATCCCGGACTCTTCACCGAGAGCTTCGAACATAACAAAGAGATTGTTGGCAAGATCACAGATGTCTCTTCGACTATGATGAGAAACAAGATTGCCGGCTACGTGACGACATTCAGAAAGCACCCGAAGCTCTGA
- a CDS encoding thioredoxin family protein produces MPCVWGEEGAQFYRHSQLFVIGLDGFAMAEMLSSADFADGEYKSEKKTVVIFYASWCPFCRRFLSELERILPDVGVPTALTDISDMEDPLWNAFSIDVVPTAILFQNHKPVARLDGVSGVGLRSSEFKAFAEKAIA; encoded by the coding sequence ATGCCCTGTGTGTGGGGGGAGGAGGGGGCGCAGTTTTACAGGCACAGTCAACTTTTTGTAATCGGTCTCGATGGCTTCGCCATGGCTGAAATGCTCAGCTCAGCTGATTTCGCAGACGGCGAATACAAGTCAGAAAAGAAGACCGTGGTTATTTTCTATGCCTCATGGTGTCCATTCTGCAGACGTTTCCTGTCAGAACTCGAACGCATCCTTCCAGACGTCGGAGTGCCCACCGCACTGACGGACATTTCTGACATGGAAGATCCTCTCTGGAATGCATTTTCGATCGACGTAGTTCCAACGGCGATACTCTTCCAGAACCACAAACCTGTCGCCAGGCTGGACGGGGTATCGGGTGTCGGTCTTCGTTCGTCCGAATTCAAGGCATTCGCGGAAAAAGCGATTGCTTAA